The uncultured Devosia sp. sequence ATCAGTTGAACGGCGCGGAAGGCGATGAGCGGGGTCTGCGGCGCGGGCTTGGCAAGGACCGGATTGCCGGCAACGAGGGCCGCGGCGATCTGGCCAGTGAAAATGGCCAGCGGGAAATTCCAGGGCGAAATGGCGGCGATGGGACCAAGGGGAGCGTCGAGCGGCGCAGCTTCGGCCTGGGCGGCGTAGTAGCGGAGGAAATCGACGGCCTCGCGGACTTCGGCTACGGCGTCGGCCCAGGACTTGCCGGCTTCGCGGGCGAGGAGCGCGAAGAGTTCGGCGCGATTGGACTCGTAGAGATCGGCGACCGCGCGCAGGCGCGTGGCACGGACGAAGGCCGAGGTTTTTGGCCAGGCGGAAGCCATGGCGGACTTGATGGCGGTGGCGACATCGGCAGTCGATGCGTCGGTGACGGTGCCGAGGATGTCGCTGTGGTCGGCAGGATTCTTTAGCTCGACAGCGGTCCCCTTCCCCGCGGCCTTAGCGGTCAGCGGCTTGGCGTGCCACTGGGTGGTGCAGAAGGCTTCGCGGTCAGCCTGCATGGCCGGGAAGTCAACCGGGTCGGTGAGGTCGAGGCCGATGGAATTGCGACGGGCGCCAAAGATCGCCAGAGGCGCCGGAATGGCGGGATTGGGGATGGAATCGAGGGCGAGCAGTTTGCCGATCGGGTCTTCGGCCACTGTCGCGGCCGGGATATCTTCGTCGGCGATCTGGTAGACGAAGGAGCCATTGGCACCATTTTCGAGCAGGCGGCGAACGAGATAGGCCAGAAGGTCCTTGTGGGCGCCGACCGGAGCATAGATGCGGGTGCGCGTGTCGTGATTGGTGCGCAGCACCTCATGCAGCCGCTCGCCCATGCCGTGCAGACGCTGGAATTCGTAGCTATCGTTGTAGCGGCCGGCTTCGGCAGCGAGGTGGAGTATGGCGCTGGCGGTGTGGGCGTTGTGCGAGGCAAACTGCGGATAGATATGGGGCGAGGCGAAGAGCTTTTTGGCGGCCGCGATATAGGAGATGTCGGTCGAGGCCTTGCGGGTGAAGACCGGGTAGCCGTCGAGGCCCATGACCTGGGCGCGCTTGATCTCGGCATCCCAATAGGCGCCCTTGACCAGACGCACCATGATCTTGCGGTCGAGGGAAGCCGCCGTGGCTTCGAGCCAGTCGATCAGCGGCAGGACGCGCTTGCCGTAAGCTTGGACGACGACGCCGAAGCCTTCCCAGCCCGCCAGTTCGGGCGTGGCCAGGACGGCGGCGATGATGTCCATGGAGAGATCAAGGCGATCAGCCTCTTCGGCATCGATATTGAAGCCCATGTTGGCATTTTTGGCGGCGATGGCCAACTTGCGGGTGGCGTCCACCAGTTCGGTCATGACGCGGTGGCGCTGGGCGGTTTCATAGCGCGGATGCAGCGCCGAGAGCTTGACCGAAATGCCGGGATTATCGCGGACGGAGGGCGACTTGCAATGGGGCGCAAGGCTGGCGATGGCGCGGGAGTAGGCCTCGAAATAGCGGATGGCGTCTTCGCTGGTGCGGGCGGCTTCGCCCAGCATGTCATAGGAATAGCGATAGCCGAGGGACTCGGGCTTTTTGGCGTTCTGGATGGCCTCGTCGATGGTGCGGCCGAAAACGAACTGCGAACCCAGCAGGCGCATGGCCTGGGCGACGGCGGTGCGGATGACCGGTTCGCCCAAGCGGGCCACGGCGCGGTGCAGCGCGGACCTGGGGCCGACTTCGGGGTCGCCCAGCACATCGGCGGTGAGGCTCAGCGCCCAAGAGGAGAAATTGACCAGCTGGTTGGAGGAGGCGCCGAAATGGGATGCCCAGTTGGAGCCGCCGACCTTGTCATGGATCAGCGCATCGACGGTTTCGGCATCGGGCACGCGCAACAGGGCTTCGGCCAGGGACATGAGCGCAACGCCCTCGTCGGTGGCAAGGCCATATTCGGCGAGGAAGCTTTCCATCAGGCCGAGGCGATTGCCGGTGCGGACGGTGGTGACCAGTTGCTCGGCGTGGGCCGAAATTTTCTGGCGCGCTGCCGCGTCGAGGCCCGTGTCGGCGATGAGCTGGCGGACCAGGGTCGTCTCGTCGGCGAGGTTGCGGGCGTGGAGGTCGGCACGGGCGGCGGCAATGTCAGTCATGACGGGGCTCTGGGGCTTCAGGATGGCCGACAATGCCACGAGTTGAACAGGCGTTTCGCCTGATCTGGTGGCGCATGACGCGATCGGACGTTATGATGGCGGCATAATGCAGACGGAACGCCTATGAAAACCGTTACATACGAGACTTTAGACCAGATCGATCGCCGCATTCTCGATGAACTGGCCCGGGATGGACGGATCAGCGTGGCGGAATTGAGCCGGCGGGTGAACCTCAGCAAGACGCCGTGCCAGTCGCGGATCACGCGGCTGGAGAAGGCGGGCTATATCCTGGGCTATCGGGCGGTGATCGATCCCAAGCGGCTTGGCCTGCCGCATGTGGCCTTTGTGGAAGTGAAGCTATCGGACACGCGCAAGGCGGCGCTGGCGGCGTTCAACAAGGCGGTGCGGGCGATCCCCGAGGTGGAACAGGCGCATATGATCGCCTCGAGCTTTGACTATCTACTCAAGGTGCGGACCAAGGATATCGCGGATTATCGCGAGGTGCTGGGGGAGAGGATCAGTGCGCTGCCACATGTGGCGCATACGAGCACGCATGTGTCGATGGAGGCGGTTAAGGGGGATGAGGAGTAGCGGCAAAGGGGAATCTTTGTGGGATACCCCCTCCTAGCCTCCCCCTGATAGGGGGAGGGACAGATCGAGTTTTTGGCACGATCCGACCACACCCACAGCGCGGTCCCTCCCCCTATCAGGGGGAGGATAGGTGGGGGTATCCCCTACCCTGCGGGAAACAGCTTCCAGCGCTTGGGGCGGAAGGCCAGGCGGGTTTTTTCGCCTGCCGGATGATCGAAGGGGAGGTCGACTTCGACGGGGAGATTGTCGCCGCCGATGGCGAGGTCGACGCGGCGGGTGCCGCCGACGCGGCGGGAGGTGGTAACGACGCCGGCGAGGGCTGCGTCGCCCTCGACCAATTCTGCATCGTGCGGGCGGAAGAACAGGCGGGCATTGCCGGAGGGGGTGTCGCCGGCGGGAATGCCGATGGCGCGGCCGCCGATCCAGACTTCGCCGTTTTCGACGGTGACGGGGAGTTCGCTGGAGTCGCCGATGAAGCCGAAGACGAAGGGCGAGGTCGGACGATCATAGACATCGTCGGGCGTGCCGACCTGCTCGATACTGCCCTGGCTCATGACGCAGAGGCGGTCGGAGAGTTCGAGGGCTTCTTCCTGGTCATGCGTGACGAAGACCGTGGTGTGGCCGGTGCGGTCGTGGATTTCGCGCAGCCATTTGCGCAGCTCGCGGCGGACCTGGGCATCGAGCGCGCCAAAGGGTTCGTCGAGGAGGAGGACGGCCGGTTCGATGGCGAGAGCCCGGGCGAGTGCGACGCGCTGGCGCTGGCCGCCGGAAAGCTGGTTGGGATAGCGCTTTTCGAGGCCGGAGAGCTGGACCAGGTCGAGCAATTCCATGGCGCGACGACGGATTTCGCCATTGGGCGGGCGGGTCGAGCGCGGACGGACTTTCAGGCCAAAGGAGATGTTTTCAAGGATCGTCATATGCCGGAACAGGGCATAATGCTGGAAAACGAAGCCGATATTGCGCTCCTGCACGGTCTTTTCGGACGCGTCGGTATCGCCAAAGAAAATCTTGCCCTGGGTGGGCATTTCGAGGCCGGCGATGAGCCGCAGCAGCGTGGTCTTGCCCGAGCCTGAGGGGCCGAGCAGCGCGATCAGCTCGCCCGAGCGGATATCGAGCGAGACATCATGCAGCGCCGGAAACCGGTCGAATTCCTTGCGCACATTTTGAACGCGAACTTCCATATCGATCTATTCCGTTTTTGCCGCGGCGAGTTCTTCGCCGAAGCGCCATTCCAGCGCGGTCTTGAGAACCAGCGTCACGAGGGCCAGCATGGCCAGCAGGGATGCCAAGGCGAAGGCCGCCGCGGCATTGTATTCGTTGTAGAGCATTTCCACCTGCAGCGGCATGGTGGTGGTCTGGCCGCGGATTTTTCCGGAGACCACGGCCACGGCACCGAATTCACCCATGGCGCGGGCATTGCAGAGCAATACGCCGTAGAGCAGGCCCCATTTGATATTGGGGAGGGTGACGCGCCAGAAGGTCTGCCAGCCATTGGCGCCCAGCGAAAGCGCAGCTTCCTCGTCGCCGGTGCCCTGATCCTGCATCAGCGGGATAAGCTCGCGGGCGACGAAGGGGAAGGTGACGAAAATGGTGGCTAGCACGATGCCGGGCAGAGCGAAGAGGACTTCGATGCCGTAGCCCTTGAGGAGGGGGCCGAGGAAACTGCCGGAGCCGAACAGTAGGACATAGACCAGGCCCGAAATCACCGGCGAGACCGAAAAGGGCAAGTCGATGAGGGTGATGAGGAACGCCTTGCCCTTGAATTCGAACTTGGCGATGGCCCAGGAGGCGGCGAGGCCGAAAATGACGTTGAGCGGAACGGCGATCGCTGCCACCAGGAGCGTCAGGCGGATGGCAGCCTGGGCGTCGCGATTGCTGAAAGTGGCAAAGAATACGTCGAGGCCCTTGGCCAGCGCTTCGTGGAAGACGGCATAGAGCGGCAGAACCAGAACCACCGCCATGAAGGCCAGCGCGAGGCCAATCAGCAGCAATTGGACGGGGCGGCTTTCGCTGGTGGGCGAGACGCGGCGCTTGCGGCGGGCGGTGAGCTTAGTGGCCATAACCATACCTCCGGCGCGACCAGGCCTGGATCAGGTTGATGGCGAAGAGCAGGACAAAGGAAATCAGCAGCATGACGGCGGCGATGGCTGCGGCACCGGCGTAGTTGTTTTCCTCGAGGCGAATGAAGATCAGCAGCGGGGCGATTTCCGAAACGAAGGGAATGTTGCCGGCGATGAAGATGACCGAGCCATATTCGCCGACGGCGCGGGCGAAGGCGAGCGCAAAGCCGGTGAGAACGGCGGGCATCAGGCTGGGGAGGATGACTTTCGTCACTGTCTGGAAACGGTTGGCACCCAGGGTGGCGCTGGCCTCTTCGACCTCGTGGCTGACCTCTTCGAGAATAGGCTGGATAGTGCGGACGACGAAGGGTAGACCGATGAAGATCATGGCGATGACGATGCCGGTGGGCGTATAGGCGATGCGCCAGCCGAGCGGGGCAAAGAGCGCGCCGAGAATGCCGTTGGGGGCATAAATGGCGGTCAGCGAAATGCCGGCGACGGCGGTGGGCAGGGCGAAGGGCAGATCGATGATGGCATCGAAAATTCGGCGGCCCGGAAAGCGATAGCGCACCAGCACCCAGGCGATCAGCGTGCCGAAGACGACGTTAACGGCGGCAGCAAAGAGTGCCGTGGTGAAGCTGACGCGCAGGGCGCCGAGCACGCGCGGATCGGTGGCGGCGCGCCAGAACCCTTCGGGGCCGAGGCCGGCGGAGCGAACCGCCAGGGCGATCAACGGGATCAGGATGATCAGCGAGAAATAGGTGAGCGTGAAGCCGAGGGTCAGCCCGAAGCCGGGGATGACGCTGGGCTGACGAAAGCTCCAGCCGCGACGCGACGCGGGCGACGGCGCGGCGCTCAACCGGCGCCCCACGGGCTATGTCTGGCAGCTTGCGTCATGTCGACCCCTCAACCGGTACGGCGGTCGCGACCCTATTGGATCGGTCAGGTTTATCAAAGCGAGGCCGTGGCGTTTACGCAAGGGGCGAAAGAAAATTGTGCTAGCGCGAGGGCGGAATGGAGATTGCGGCGGCCGGGATGGACAATTTGTGCTGCCGGAACAGAAATTTGTGGCGTGGTGCTGAGGCTATTCGATCGACCTTGCGGCTGCTCGAAGATATCGGGATGGGTCCCGGCTCAAGGCCGGGATGACACCGAGTGTGGTGAGGCGCCAGTGGTCTCGAAGACTACGGCTCAGGCGTCCAGATCGGCGAGGGCTCACGTTCGAGCGGGCCGAGGGTGGTGATGTCGTCGCCGCGGCGCATGTAGATGTTCATGCGGAAGGAATTGCCGATGCGTTCGGAGCGTTCGATGAAGAGCGCGGCGATGTCGGGCGGGCAGAGGGTTTCCACGGTGCGGCGGAAGAGCGAGAGCCAGCGCATGAAGTGTTCATCGGAGAGTTCGGGCATGGCCATGTGCTTGGGCATGGGGCGACCGGCATAGCGGCCGGTGCCGAGCAGCATGGAGCTCCAGAAGTCGGAGATGGTGGCAAGGTGATTGGGCCAACCCTCGGGCGGGACGACGCGGTTGAAGATGGGGCCGATAACGGGATCGCGGCGGGCATCGGCGTAGAAGCTGTCGACAACCCTGCGGATCATGGCCTCGTCGAGGCCTTCGGGCGTTTCCCAGCCGACGCGCTTGTGCTGCGTGCCGACCGGCGGGCGGGGATTGTGGTCGTCAGTCATGAGGTGATCCCGGAGATGGAATAGGTGCAGCGGCGGCCACCCATGACGATGTGCTCGCTGCGCTCGATCTGCGCCTGCGGGCCGAGAATGGCACGGAAGACGTCGAGTTCGGCGCGGCAGAAACCCTGGCAGGCGGTAGCGGCGGCACAGATGGGGCAATGGTTTTCGATCAGGGTGAAGCTGCCGTCGGCTTCCTCGCGCCAGTCGGCCATGTAACCTTCGGCGGAGCGCAGGGCGACGAGCGCCACGACCTTGTCGCGCAGGGGCATGTCTTCGGCGATGGCAGCAGAATAGGCGTTGCGCGTCTCGGCTTCGCGAACGGAGATCAACGTATCGAGGGCGGCTTCGCCCAAGGCGTTCTTGACGATGCCAAGCAGCTGGACCGTTAGCGCGGCATGGGTGTCGGGGAAGCGGGACTGGGCGGCGGGGGTGAGGCTCCAGCGCTGGGTGGGGCGGCCAACGCCTTTAGCCGCGCTGGCAGACTGGACCAGGCCTTCCTCGGACAGGCGCGCCAATTGCTGGCGGGCCGCCTCGCCCGTGGTGGACAGCTTGCTGCCCAGTTCGGCCGAGGAAAGCTCGCCATGCATCTTGAGAGCCATCAGCACGCGCTCGGCCGGATTGCGCGGCGACCACGTTGCGTTGGTCGCGGCGGCGCCGTCTCGCCCCCCCCCTATGCCGGTGAAGTCGAACTGATTATCCAAGCCTGGGCTTGACATATTGCCTTCAGAGGTTTTCAAAGTCATTACTTGGAAATTAGATGGCAGGCGTTGCGAATGCAAGAGCCGTGCTGTCGCAGCAAAATCCAGTTTGCCGCGTTTCAAACCCGAAAGCTTAAGAGGAGAGCCAAATGGCCTTTGAACTTCCCGCCCTGCCCTATGCCCATTCCGCCCTTGCCGAAAACGGCATGAGCCAGGAAACGCTGGAGCTGCATCACGACAAGCACCACCAAGCCTATGTGACGGCGCTGAACGGCTTCGTCGAAAAGAATGCCGACCTGCAGGGCAAGTCGCTGGAAGAGATCATCGCCTTTGCCAATGGCAAGGCCGACCTCGCGCCGGTGTTCAACAATGCCGGCCAGCACTGGAACCACATCCACTTCTGGAATGCCCTGTCGCCCAAGGGCGGCGCGCTGCCGGGCAAGCTAGAAGCCAAGATCGTCAGCGACCTGGGTTCGGTCGAGGCGTTCAAGGAGCAGTTCAAGACTGCCGCCACGACGCAGTTCGGTTCGGGCTGGGCCTGGCTGGTGCTGGGCGAGGATGGCAAGCTCAAGGTCACCAAGACGCCGAACGGTTCCAACCCACTGGCGACCGGCGAAGGCAAGCCGCTGCTGGGGCTCGACGTCTGGGAGCACTCCTACTATGTCGATTTCCGCAATCGTCGCCCGGACTATGTGACCAACTTCCTCGACAAGCTGGCGAACTATGAATTCGCCGAAGCGAACCTTCTCTAGCGGATTTCCGATCGCTCCTCGTGGCGGTCGGTAACCAAGGTTGCATTCCGGTCTTGAGCCGGGATGCTTCCTGCTTTTCATTGAAACACCTTGCGGCTTAGGCACCATCCCGGGATGGATCCCGGCTCAAGGCCGGGATGACATCGTGGGTGGGGCTTGCTCCGGTTTCACGACATGGTTCCGAAGACGATGCGATGGGCGGCCTGTTCATTGCCGGAGACAGAATTGAACCTGATGGCTGATTTCGAGCTGCCCGACACGATGCATTTGCGCCCTTCGCGGCGGCCGGTGATCGGCAATGCCGAATTCCGTTCGGCCATGGCTGCCACCGCCTCCACGGTGAGCGTGGTCACGGCTCGCCGGGGCGACGAGCGGATCGGGCGGACGGTGACGGCCGTGCTGTCGATGTCGGCCAATCCGCCGGCGGTGCTGGTGTCGATCGATATCGTCAGCCGGATGGCCGATTTCATTGCCAAGACAGGCGGTTTTTCGCTGGCCATGCTGGCCGAAGACCAATCCCTGATCGCCGACGCCTTTGCCGGCAAGGTGGAAGCCAGCGGGCGCTTCGCGCTTGGCGAGTGGCAGGCGTGGCCATCGGGGCATCCGATGCTGATGGGGGCCGTCACTGCGCTGGACTGCGAAGTGATCGGGTCGATCGAAACGGGCACCCATGTGCTTTTCGCCGGCGCCATTGTGGAAGCGGAAACCACCACGGGCAAGAAGCCGCTGATCTGGCAGCGGCATGCCTATCATGGGCTGGGCGGGCTCGACTGACGCGCCCGAAGGTGGCAAGCTAGGGCATTCACTTCGCCGCGAGGGCAACTCTCCCCTGCCCTCGGCATTCTCCCAGTATTGAGGGAGGCGTATATGCCCCAGTTCTTCTTTCATTACCGCACCGATGACGAATTGATCCGCGACGTGGATGGCAGCGAGCTGCCGGACCTCGACGCGGCAGAGCACAAGGCTGCAGCCCTGGCCAAGGCGATCGTCGAACATGCGGCGAGTACCGGTGGCGACACCCGCCTGCCCCGCTCGATCGAGATCACCGACGCCAGCGGCGAGGAATTGCTCTACATCGTGTTCTGGGCGGGGCCAAAGATTGGCACCGAGAGCGACGATGACGAGGCGCTGATCGAGCAAGTGCCCACCGTCCATTGAAATTATCAGTTTGAACTGATATAGGCTAAAAGCTATAATTCTCGCGCTTGGGGGAGCGCGGGACATGGCTGGTGCTTGGGTTGTTTTAGACCATCCGGAGTTTGCGAGGGAGCGTGAGACACTATCCCTTGCGGTCAAGGAAAAGCTCACGGAAGTCATCAATGCGCTGATGGAGGCTGGCCCGGAGCTTGGCCGGCCACTGGTCGACACATTGAAAGGCTCTATGCACAAGAACATGAAGGAGATCAGATTCAACGCCGATGGCGTATGGCGGTTCGCCTTCGCGTTTGATCCTGAGCGACAGGCGGTAATCCTTGTCGGTGGAGACAAGGAAGGACAACAACAGTCCAGATTTTATAAGGCGCTCATTCAGGTGGCCGACCAACGGTTCGATGAATGGCTTGAGAGTGAGAACTGATATGGCGAAGTACAAGAAGTCCGATTTTCGACCTAGTTCGGAATGGATCGCCACACTGCCTGAGGATGTGCAACAGCGCGCTCAGGAAGGCGCTGCGCGGATCCTTGAAGAGATGCATTTGTCTAATGTCCGCAAAGCACTCACGGTGACCCAATCTGACCTAGCGGAGAAAACCGGGATCAAGCAGGGTGAAATTTCGCGGATAGAAAATGCCGTTACCAGTGTGCAAATCAAAACGCTGCAGCGCTACGTGGCCGGACTTGGTGGCGAACTGCGGATCGTAGCGGATTTCCCCAACGGTTCGCGGGCAGAAATTCCCCTGCGGAACGGAAAGCCGGTTAAATCCCGCGCCTTTATGGTCGGGCCTCCGGAAGACACGAAAAAGTCAGCCTGACAAACAAAAACGCCGGCCCTCGGGCCGGCGTTTTGCGTCCGGGAGGACGTTGATCGCCATTCGGGCGCAGCCCTCATGGCCTTCTCACCTCAAATCGCGCCACTGGCGCGATTTGCCCTGCGGGACGGCTCGAAGTTATTGTGCCGGGGTGCCGGAGTAGATCTGGTCGAAGATGCCGCCGTCGCCGAAGAAGTGGGGCTGGGCTTCGCGCCAGCCGCCGAAATCCTCGATAGTGACGAGGTTGACCTCGCCGAAGCGGGCGACGTCTTCGGGGGCTGCGGCTTCGGGCTTGAAGGGGCGATAGTAGTTGGCAGCAGCGATGGCCTGGCCTTCGTCGGAATAGAGATAGTCGAGATAGGCCTGAGCCAGGTCGGTGTTGCCCTTCTTTTCGGCATTGCCGACAACCAGCGCCACCGGGGGTTCGGCCAGGATCGAGACGGAGGGCGTCACGATATCGAAGGCCTCGGGGCCGAGTTCCTCAAGGGCGAGATAGGCTTCGTTTTCCCAGGCGAGGAGCACATCGCCGATGCCGCGCTGGACGAAGGTGGTGGTGGAGCCACGGGCGCCGGTATCGAGCACGGGGACGTGCTTGTAGAGCTCGGTGACATAGGCTTGAGCCGTTTCGTCGGAGCCGCCGGGCTGCGCCTTGGCCCAGGCCCAGGCCGCCAGCAGGTTCCAGCGCGCGCCGCCGGAGGTTTTAGGATTGGGCGTGATGACTTCGACGCCGTCCTTGGTCAGATCGCCCCAGTCGGCAATGCCTTCAGGGTTGCCCTTGCGGACCAGGAAGACGATGGTCGAGGTATAGGGGGCATTGTTGTTTTCCAGCGTGCCGCGCCAATCGGCGGGGATCAGGTTGGGATCGGCGTCGGAAATGGCGTTGATGTCGGATTCCAGAGCCAGGGTCACGACATCGGCTTCAAGACCATCGATGACGGTGCGGGCCTGGGCGCCGGAGCCGCCGTGGGTCACCTGGATGGCGACGTTCTCGCCGGTGGTTTCCTGCCAATGCTTCACGAAGGCATCGTCAAACTTCACATAGAGTTCACGGGTAGGATCGTAGCTGACATTGATCAGGGTACGATCCTGCGCATGCGCCGTGGTTACGGCAAAACCCAGCATCAGGGATGCGGCCAGACCGGCATAGGCGATAAGTTTGGAGGCGTTCTTCATCTCTGTCTCCCGATGAGATCGATGACGAAAAGACTACCAGATCACTCGTCTATCGCAAGGCGAGGGCCTCGCGCTGGAGCAACGCGCGAGAAAACAGTTTGCTGCATTGCGGGCGATCGCGAGAAAAACATGGCAAGTGCCCCGGTTTGTCGCGCGCTCGCGCAAAATCATTCTGAATGGCTGGTGGGCGCGCAATCGTGGCGCTTTGTCACTCTGCCATCGTGACGCCGCTCTAATGTCGGAGGACGGCAGACAGGGGCAGCTCACATGCCTAGACTGATGCGGCGAATTGGGGAGTCGATGAATGGACCGTGGGCAATCGATGCGTCCGGCACTGCTGGACCGTGCTGAGGCGCTGATGGGCGAGGACGAGGGTTTTGCGCGGTTTTTTCGGGCGGCCATTCTCGCCACCGACAGCGAGGACCTGGCGCGGCAGGTGCCGGAGCGGTTCGAAGCCGATCTGCGCCGGGCCTATCAGCTGCTGGTCTCGTTCAATGGCGACGGCAGCACGCTGACGGCCATGTTGTCGGAAGCGTCGGGAGACGCGCTGGTGGTGGATGTGGTGTCGCCGGACATGCCGTTCATCGTCGACAGTGCGCTGGCCGCAGTGCGGGCGGCGGGCGGCAATGTAAGGCTGTTCACGCATCCGGTGGTCAAGGTCGACCAGGGCCAGGTGAGTGCGCATGGCGGGCGGGCGCTGAGCCTATTACATATCCAGAGCGACCCGGTGGACGATGTTTCGGCGCTGACCGGCGAAATCGAAGCGACGATGGGCGAGGTGACGCGGGCGGTCAGCGACTGGCAGCCGATGCTGGAGCGGCTGCGGCTGGCCATTGCCACGCTGGAGCGGAGCCCTGCCCCCAACAAGGACGAGAAACTGCGCTTTCTCGACTGGCTGACAGAGCATAATTTCACCTTCCTCGGGATGCGCGAATACCGGCTGGAGGCCGATGGGCTGGTGCCGGTCGAGGGGAGCGGGCTGGGCATTCTGCGGGATGGCGATTTCAAGGTGCTGCGCAGTGGCGCAACATTCGTGGAATCGACACCGCAGCATGCGGCTTTCATGGCCGAGAGCGACCCGCTGCTGGTGACCAAGGCCAATGTGCGGGCGCGGGTGCATCGGCGCGTGCATATGGATTATGTGGGCATCAAGCTGTTTGGCAGCGACGGCAAGCCATCGGGCGAGTTGCGCATTGTGGGCCTGTTCACGGCGCAAGCGCTGGCGACGCCGCATACGGATGTGCCCATCATCCGGCGCAAGATTGCCGAGGTGATGCGCAAGTCGGGCGTCGATCCGCTGGGCCATGACGGGCGGACGCTGCTGAGCGCGCTGGACAGCTATCCGCGCGACGAGCTGTTCCAGATCGAGGGCGAGCAGCTCTATGAGTTTGCCACCGCCATTGCGGGGCTGTTCGATCGGCCGCGGGTGCGGGTGTTGCCGCGCATCGACCGGTTCGACAATTTCGTCTCGGTATTGGTCTATGTGCCGCGCGATCGCTATGACAGCGAGGCGCGGGCACGGATCGCGCGCTATCTGGCACAGGTCTATGACGGGCGCGTCTCAGCCTATTATCCGCATTTCCCGGAGGGGGAACTGGTGCGGCTGCATGTGATCATCGGCCGGGTGGCCGGCGACACGCCGCGACCCAGCCGGGCGGAGCTGGAGCGACATGTCGATGCGCTGACCTCCAATTTTGGCGATGTGCTTGCGGCGACAGCCTTGGATCCGGCGACGATCAGCGATTATCGCGGAGCGTTTTCGCAGGCCTATCAGTCGCGAAATACGGCGGCAGATGCGCTGGCCGACATCGAGGTGCTGCGGAGCCTGGGCGATGGCGCGGGCGTGGCGATCAAGCTGCGGACGCGCGAGGGCGCCGATGGGGCGCTGGGGCTCAAATTCTACCACCGCGAGAGCGCCATTCCGCTCAGCGATCGCGTACCGATGCTGGAGGCCTTCGGCTTCCGGGTGATCGACGAACGCACCTATACGGTTGTGCCGCGCGACGGGGTGGAACGGTATCTGCACGACATGGTGCTGGCGCCGGCGGATGGCGCAACGTTCGATCTAGCAGCGCGGGGCGAGGCCATCGAGGAAGGCTTGCTGGCCGTGTGGGACGGGCTGGCGGAAAGCGATGCGCTCAATGCGCTGGTGAGCCGAACGGCACTGGGCTGGACCGATGCGGCGCTGCTGCGGGCGCTGTCGCGCTATCTGCGGCAGATCGGGACAAGCTATTCGCAGCGTTATATCGCCAATGTGCTGGTGAAACAGGCGGAAGCGGCATCGGCGCTGGTGGCGCTGTTCAATGCGCTGCACGATCCGGCCCAGGACGACCGGGATGTGGCGGCAGAAGTGGCGCGGGAGC is a genomic window containing:
- the putA gene encoding bifunctional proline dehydrogenase/L-glutamate gamma-semialdehyde dehydrogenase PutA, producing MTDIAAARADLHARNLADETTLVRQLIADTGLDAAARQKISAHAEQLVTTVRTGNRLGLMESFLAEYGLATDEGVALMSLAEALLRVPDAETVDALIHDKVGGSNWASHFGASSNQLVNFSSWALSLTADVLGDPEVGPRSALHRAVARLGEPVIRTAVAQAMRLLGSQFVFGRTIDEAIQNAKKPESLGYRYSYDMLGEAARTSEDAIRYFEAYSRAIASLAPHCKSPSVRDNPGISVKLSALHPRYETAQRHRVMTELVDATRKLAIAAKNANMGFNIDAEEADRLDLSMDIIAAVLATPELAGWEGFGVVVQAYGKRVLPLIDWLEATAASLDRKIMVRLVKGAYWDAEIKRAQVMGLDGYPVFTRKASTDISYIAAAKKLFASPHIYPQFASHNAHTASAILHLAAEAGRYNDSYEFQRLHGMGERLHEVLRTNHDTRTRIYAPVGAHKDLLAYLVRRLLENGANGSFVYQIADEDIPAATVAEDPIGKLLALDSIPNPAIPAPLAIFGARRNSIGLDLTDPVDFPAMQADREAFCTTQWHAKPLTAKAAGKGTAVELKNPADHSDILGTVTDASTADVATAIKSAMASAWPKTSAFVRATRLRAVADLYESNRAELFALLAREAGKSWADAVAEVREAVDFLRYYAAQAEAAPLDAPLGPIAAISPWNFPLAIFTGQIAAALVAGNPVLAKPAPQTPLIAFRAVQLMHKAGIPPNAIQLLPGAGEVGTALTSNPAIAGVVFTGSLPTARKIDAVMAANLAPRAPLIAETGGLNAMVVDSTALPEQAVRDILASSFQSAGQRCSALRVLYVQEDAAERTIEMLKGAMDELTLGNPWSLATDIGPVIDDAARTKIQAHVNTYEKNGNLIHRMKLPGDLGGTVAPHGEVRASASLEPQGTFVAPTVLRVKGIEDLKEEIFGPVLHVATFKADDLPAVIAAINASGYGLTFGLHTRISSRVRQLSQTVKAGNIYINRNQIGAVVGSQPFGGEGMSGTGPKAGGPHYLPRFTKGHIHAEPAPLPLPGPTGESNVMHTAPRAAVLCLGPTPADQQAQTAMAATLGSTAMLAELDFDALSHATTFDAVAWFGDETTLRAIRIALSARTGAILPLLTSVNDAGRLLLERHVCIDTTAAGGNASLMATAG
- a CDS encoding Lrp/AsnC ligand binding domain-containing protein, whose translation is MKTVTYETLDQIDRRILDELARDGRISVAELSRRVNLSKTPCQSRITRLEKAGYILGYRAVIDPKRLGLPHVAFVEVKLSDTRKAALAAFNKAVRAIPEVEQAHMIASSFDYLLKVRTKDIADYREVLGERISALPHVAHTSTHVSMEAVKGDEE
- a CDS encoding sulfate/molybdate ABC transporter ATP-binding protein, which translates into the protein MEVRVQNVRKEFDRFPALHDVSLDIRSGELIALLGPSGSGKTTLLRLIAGLEMPTQGKIFFGDTDASEKTVQERNIGFVFQHYALFRHMTILENISFGLKVRPRSTRPPNGEIRRRAMELLDLVQLSGLEKRYPNQLSGGQRQRVALARALAIEPAVLLLDEPFGALDAQVRRELRKWLREIHDRTGHTTVFVTHDQEEALELSDRLCVMSQGSIEQVGTPDDVYDRPTSPFVFGFIGDSSELPVTVENGEVWIGGRAIGIPAGDTPSGNARLFFRPHDAELVEGDAALAGVVTTSRRVGGTRRVDLAIGGDNLPVEVDLPFDHPAGEKTRLAFRPKRWKLFPAG
- the cysW gene encoding sulfate ABC transporter permease subunit CysW; the protein is MVMATKLTARRKRRVSPTSESRPVQLLLIGLALAFMAVVLVLPLYAVFHEALAKGLDVFFATFSNRDAQAAIRLTLLVAAIAVPLNVIFGLAASWAIAKFEFKGKAFLITLIDLPFSVSPVISGLVYVLLFGSGSFLGPLLKGYGIEVLFALPGIVLATIFVTFPFVARELIPLMQDQGTGDEEAALSLGANGWQTFWRVTLPNIKWGLLYGVLLCNARAMGEFGAVAVVSGKIRGQTTTMPLQVEMLYNEYNAAAAFALASLLAMLALVTLVLKTALEWRFGEELAAAKTE
- the cysT gene encoding sulfate ABC transporter permease subunit CysT; protein product: MSAAPSPASRRGWSFRQPSVIPGFGLTLGFTLTYFSLIILIPLIALAVRSAGLGPEGFWRAATDPRVLGALRVSFTTALFAAAVNVVFGTLIAWVLVRYRFPGRRIFDAIIDLPFALPTAVAGISLTAIYAPNGILGALFAPLGWRIAYTPTGIVIAMIFIGLPFVVRTIQPILEEVSHEVEEASATLGANRFQTVTKVILPSLMPAVLTGFALAFARAVGEYGSVIFIAGNIPFVSEIAPLLIFIRLEENNYAGAAAIAAVMLLISFVLLFAINLIQAWSRRRYGYGH